In Candidatus Saccharimonadales bacterium, one genomic interval encodes:
- a CDS encoding DUF87 domain-containing protein, producing the protein MALFGGKKVNPVELAEQQRLREQNEVEQAFLKGVTELRDFIAPSSLELESGFFRLGTYYARSFYVYGYPRQIFTGWLSSIINMDEEIDVSMFIYPVESRVVLDNLRKKVSQLEADLQLNAEKGRVRDPGTQAAIQDAEELRDKLQVGEERFFRFGLYFTIYSTSLDELNFIQHKVETVLGQQLVYSKPATVQMEQGFNSTIPQGLDQLQVRRNMNTGALSTSFPFTSADLTQENGILYGINMHNNGLVIFDRFTLENANMVVFAKSGAGKSFTVKLEALRSMMMGTEVIIVDPENEYQRLSEAVGGSYIRLSLNSDTRINPFDLPLVVDSEEADNALRSNLITLHGLLRLMMGGATAAASTAGGYSVSAIGPVLSPVEEADLDQALIDTYARAGITNDPLTHNTTPPTVNDLYDTLLHMPGTGPQLAQRLRKYTSGTFAGIFSQQSNVDISNKLVVFNIRDLEDELRPVAMYIVLNHIWNRTKTDRKKRMLVIDEAWQLMKYEDSANFMFSLAKRARKYFLGLTTISQDVEDFMSSKMGRAIVANASMQILLKQSPTAVDILAAVFKLTEEEQKRLSQFPVGQGLLFAGQNHVHVQIVASPTETSLITTNPAQIQQQTVNIAHPGPVAPGATNPPVPPQPAEPQFTSPNDEVPREPLASVEAQQGGTLEVNGGAGRP; encoded by the coding sequence ATGGCACTCTTCGGCGGCAAGAAGGTAAACCCAGTCGAACTGGCTGAACAGCAGCGACTTCGTGAACAGAATGAGGTCGAACAAGCCTTCCTCAAAGGCGTCACCGAGCTACGAGACTTCATAGCGCCGAGCTCACTCGAACTCGAGTCCGGCTTCTTCCGACTCGGTACGTATTATGCCCGCAGCTTCTATGTGTATGGTTACCCGAGACAGATCTTCACTGGCTGGCTCTCCTCAATTATCAATATGGACGAAGAGATCGATGTCTCAATGTTCATCTATCCAGTCGAAAGCCGCGTCGTACTCGACAACCTTCGCAAGAAAGTATCCCAGCTTGAAGCCGACCTGCAGTTAAACGCCGAGAAAGGACGAGTCCGCGATCCAGGGACCCAGGCAGCCATCCAAGACGCCGAGGAACTTCGCGACAAGCTCCAAGTAGGCGAAGAACGCTTCTTCCGATTTGGTCTCTACTTCACTATCTACTCAACATCACTCGACGAGCTTAACTTTATCCAGCATAAAGTCGAGACGGTTCTTGGTCAGCAGCTGGTCTACTCAAAGCCGGCTACAGTTCAGATGGAACAGGGTTTCAATTCGACAATTCCACAAGGTCTTGATCAGCTTCAAGTCCGCCGGAATATGAACACCGGAGCCCTGAGTACCAGCTTCCCATTCACCAGTGCAGACCTCACCCAAGAGAATGGCATTCTTTATGGCATCAACATGCACAATAACGGATTGGTTATCTTTGACCGTTTCACTCTAGAAAACGCCAATATGGTCGTCTTTGCCAAGTCAGGTGCCGGTAAGTCGTTTACCGTTAAACTCGAGGCACTACGAAGTATGATGATGGGGACTGAAGTGATTATCGTTGACCCCGAAAATGAGTATCAGCGCCTTAGCGAAGCAGTCGGTGGCTCGTATATCCGCCTCTCACTCAACTCCGATACCCGGATTAACCCGTTTGACCTGCCACTGGTTGTCGATAGCGAAGAGGCAGACAACGCACTACGCTCCAACCTCATTACGCTCCACGGCCTGTTACGACTCATGATGGGTGGCGCCACTGCGGCCGCCTCAACAGCTGGGGGATACAGTGTCTCCGCGATTGGCCCTGTTCTCAGCCCGGTAGAAGAGGCCGACCTAGACCAAGCCTTAATCGACACTTACGCGAGAGCCGGTATCACTAACGATCCGCTGACGCACAACACCACCCCACCGACTGTTAATGACCTCTACGATACCTTACTCCACATGCCTGGTACCGGGCCGCAGTTGGCTCAGAGATTGCGAAAATACACCTCAGGAACATTTGCCGGTATCTTCTCGCAGCAATCAAATGTCGACATCTCAAACAAGCTGGTCGTCTTTAACATCCGTGATCTTGAAGACGAGCTTCGCCCCGTCGCTATGTACATCGTTCTTAACCACATCTGGAATCGTACCAAGACAGACCGCAAGAAGCGCATGCTGGTCATTGACGAAGCCTGGCAGTTGATGAAGTATGAGGACTCTGCTAACTTTATGTTCTCACTCGCCAAGCGCGCTCGCAAATACTTCCTCGGCCTGACAACCATCAGCCAAGACGTTGAAGACTTTATGAGCTCGAAGATGGGACGTGCTATTGTTGCGAATGCATCGATGCAGATTCTCCTCAAACAGTCACCAACAGCAGTCGACATCCTAGCTGCCGTCTTCAAGCTGACTGAGGAAGAGCAGAAGCGGCTATCTCAATTCCCAGTCGGTCAGGGTCTACTCTTTGCCGGTCAAAATCACGTTCACGTCCAGATTGTTGCCTCACCGACCGAAACCTCACTGATTACTACCAATCCGGCCCAAATACAGCAGCAGACGGTCAATATTGCGCACCCGGGCCCAGTCGCTCCGGGCGCTACCAATCCTCCTGTACCACCGCAGCCAGCTGAACCGCAGTTCACATCGCCTAACGACGAGGTTCCCCGCGAGCCTCTTGCGTCCGTTGAAGCCCAACAGGGGGGAACATTAGAAGTTAACGGAGGGGCAGGTAGACCGTAG
- a CDS encoding Hsp20/alpha crystallin family protein: MARGQKQKDDLLLDEELAAAFLNDDDAAAATDQGQPASDAAPVQAEWEETEEEVVPGQLAVDVYETKDKLVIKARTAGVDKKDLDVSISDGILTISGTLSAGDESSAENYHIQECYWGEFRRSVTLPVPVQEDGVQAELKDGVLTITFTKIKQETARKIEVL; the protein is encoded by the coding sequence ATGGCAAGAGGACAAAAACAGAAGGACGATCTGCTCCTAGACGAAGAGTTGGCTGCAGCGTTCTTGAACGATGACGACGCAGCCGCTGCCACTGATCAAGGACAGCCAGCTAGCGACGCAGCTCCAGTCCAAGCCGAATGGGAAGAGACAGAAGAGGAAGTAGTACCAGGCCAGCTTGCAGTTGATGTCTACGAAACCAAGGACAAGCTTGTTATCAAAGCACGGACAGCCGGTGTCGACAAGAAAGATCTCGACGTCAGCATTTCAGATGGCATTCTCACAATTAGCGGCACTCTCTCAGCCGGCGACGAATCGTCAGCTGAAAACTACCATATTCAAGAGTGCTATTGGGGAGAGTTCCGTCGCTCTGTAACTCTGCCCGTGCCGGTGCAGGAAGATGGAGTCCAAGCCGAACTCAAAGACGGTGTCCTGACGATTACGTTCACGAAGATCAAGCAGGAGACTGCCCGTAAGATCGAAGTTCTATAG
- a CDS encoding serine hydrolase, translated as MRQLLQITGKVTFIAILSVMFNLVTLSGMAGAAPTGGGDNGTSPYYNTNTPEVYGGYPWYALPCFSSTAGNTTSTLQINSQAAQALAKKLSTGSVNIGYAMYDSSGNLVSNYNDTFENYGASITKSMILVAYLTQVANGTLNPNTTESDGISLAANADAMIHISDDNDANVVYHALKNPSQSIQNVASQAGMTGFKFNDSADTLYDLGQSQITANDFAKFFSKIDTMIPSSQQQTGLDLLANVSPVTGILQAGIPGTVYSKEGWKGESSSNTGISTQTNPYGAEGVPYIVNQAAQFQSNGTTYGLAFTTAGVADEGTGELDILDITKALLTPSQSGTPGTPTTTPSPTGSSGGITLTGVPQAWQPLFIDAGEKFNVPPIWLAAIFYTENGNNWAGSPTSTNWPTSPTGAQGPMQFEPGSWSAYGTVASGTGLPARPSSVGNSPDINWPPDAVFAAAKYGSQGLGLSGTAAPGDLNQAFIAHTMIYAAGGYNAGYGTMIQATKQFGANAPVDDLTKLGAGYSQTVAYMKNVYALVTSKFSQSGQGPGGSNSPCSSSTGVTVSNSNIVNVALQQDVAWNSNPGSDHSLFVKYTANQSYLIGEWCAAFVSWVYMTAGVPLSGGGGPSWLIGSAFGIMRYMQTHGIWTANGANAAAPQPGDVVVFCFQGSTCGTSTSFESHIGIVDQVVGNDLYTIEGNAGLNASTAGLAPGCKAFAGNIASAPLGVGCSVYPGYQHLSSIVGWGGLK; from the coding sequence ATGAGACAGCTCTTACAAATCACTGGCAAGGTCACGTTTATCGCCATACTCAGCGTTATGTTCAACCTCGTTACACTGTCCGGCATGGCGGGAGCAGCTCCGACTGGAGGAGGGGATAATGGCACGAGTCCATACTATAACACCAACACCCCCGAGGTATACGGCGGCTATCCATGGTATGCCCTGCCGTGTTTCAGCTCTACGGCCGGAAACACAACCTCAACACTTCAGATCAACAGCCAAGCCGCACAGGCCTTGGCGAAGAAGCTAAGCACCGGCAGTGTCAATATCGGATACGCCATGTACGACTCGAGCGGCAACCTTGTTTCCAACTACAATGACACGTTTGAAAACTATGGAGCCTCTATCACCAAATCTATGATCCTCGTGGCCTACCTTACCCAAGTAGCCAATGGAACACTCAACCCCAATACGACCGAGAGCGACGGCATAAGTCTGGCGGCTAACGCCGACGCAATGATCCATATATCCGACGATAACGATGCGAACGTCGTCTACCATGCACTTAAGAATCCGTCACAGTCAATTCAGAACGTAGCCAGCCAAGCAGGCATGACCGGTTTTAAATTCAACGATTCAGCAGACACTCTCTACGACCTCGGCCAGTCGCAAATCACGGCTAATGACTTCGCTAAGTTCTTCTCTAAGATCGATACCATGATCCCATCATCACAACAGCAGACTGGCCTCGATCTGCTCGCCAACGTCAGCCCTGTCACGGGTATTCTACAAGCCGGCATACCGGGTACCGTTTACTCAAAAGAGGGATGGAAAGGGGAGTCGAGCAGCAACACTGGTATTAGCACCCAGACAAACCCATATGGTGCAGAGGGAGTACCATACATCGTCAACCAAGCAGCTCAGTTCCAAAGTAACGGCACGACCTACGGCCTTGCTTTTACAACTGCCGGCGTAGCCGACGAAGGTACTGGCGAACTAGATATCTTGGATATCACCAAGGCACTCTTAACGCCATCCCAGAGTGGGACACCCGGTACACCAACAACCACCCCGAGCCCGACTGGCTCGAGCGGAGGTATTACACTGACCGGCGTACCACAGGCCTGGCAGCCGCTCTTCATTGATGCTGGGGAGAAATTCAACGTTCCACCGATTTGGCTGGCAGCCATCTTCTACACCGAGAATGGCAATAATTGGGCCGGCTCACCAACATCTACAAACTGGCCGACCTCGCCGACAGGCGCCCAAGGACCAATGCAGTTCGAGCCCGGCTCATGGTCAGCTTATGGGACAGTTGCCAGTGGCACCGGCCTGCCCGCACGCCCCTCCAGTGTCGGCAATTCACCGGATATCAACTGGCCTCCAGATGCTGTTTTTGCAGCTGCAAAATACGGCTCACAGGGTCTTGGTCTATCCGGGACAGCTGCCCCAGGTGATCTTAATCAAGCATTTATCGCTCACACTATGATCTACGCCGCAGGTGGCTATAACGCCGGTTATGGCACGATGATACAGGCCACCAAGCAGTTTGGTGCAAATGCGCCCGTGGACGATCTTACTAAGCTTGGAGCGGGCTACTCACAGACCGTCGCCTACATGAAAAACGTCTACGCTCTCGTAACTTCTAAGTTCAGCCAGTCTGGTCAAGGACCTGGTGGGAGCAACTCGCCGTGCTCAAGTAGCACCGGCGTAACTGTTAGCAACAGCAACATCGTCAATGTTGCTCTTCAACAAGACGTAGCCTGGAATAGTAACCCAGGCTCTGACCACTCACTCTTCGTCAAATATACTGCTAATCAGTCATACCTGATCGGTGAATGGTGTGCAGCCTTTGTCAGCTGGGTTTATATGACCGCCGGTGTACCGCTCTCGGGAGGTGGCGGGCCGTCTTGGCTAATCGGTTCAGCGTTCGGCATCATGCGCTACATGCAAACACACGGGATCTGGACCGCGAATGGAGCTAACGCGGCCGCACCACAACCGGGCGATGTCGTTGTCTTCTGTTTCCAAGGTTCGACATGCGGGACGTCAACCTCATTCGAAAGTCATATCGGTATCGTCGACCAAGTAGTTGGAAATGACCTCTATACAATCGAGGGGAATGCTGGGCTTAACGCCTCAACAGCCGGTCTGGCTCCAGGATGCAAAGCGTTTGCAGGCAATATAGCTAGCGCCCCGCTTGGCGTTGGCTGTTCCGTTTATCCGGG
- a CDS encoding PrgI family protein, whose product MALYKVPQDVEAEDKIVGPFSLKQFIFILLFFASGWFAFILSRIALPFGFIMLPFLIIFGVLGFVMRKDQPVEVYLAALVRFYLKPHKRIWDQEGYEQRVIITAPKIIERRRTKDISQEEVHSRLSRLANVVDSRGWSAKGLNTKPSDRIANPTIASPNPDADAPDIMDEGTVTAQKFDNLIQQRTQANRQQVVSQIQQAAAASPTPPSQMPAANNKAFNDDVNNLLDSMASTHYNPYPTDIHQTVIKPGGDRAADQAAVVKAATDAAKAVAQPMKPQVSPAIMQLANNNDLTVSAIARHAHSLPTDEVVITLR is encoded by the coding sequence ATGGCTCTCTATAAAGTCCCCCAGGACGTCGAGGCCGAAGATAAGATCGTCGGGCCATTTTCACTTAAACAGTTCATCTTTATCCTACTCTTCTTCGCCTCGGGCTGGTTCGCCTTTATCCTTAGCCGAATCGCTCTACCGTTTGGCTTTATCATGCTGCCGTTCCTCATCATCTTTGGGGTGCTTGGCTTCGTTATGCGTAAGGACCAGCCAGTTGAGGTCTATCTTGCCGCACTGGTTCGTTTTTATCTAAAGCCACACAAACGGATTTGGGATCAGGAAGGCTATGAGCAGCGGGTCATTATCACAGCTCCGAAAATAATTGAGAGGCGACGGACAAAAGATATTTCCCAAGAAGAGGTCCACTCACGTCTAAGTCGCTTGGCTAATGTCGTTGACAGTCGTGGTTGGTCGGCAAAAGGCCTGAACACCAAGCCGTCCGATCGTATCGCTAACCCGACCATAGCCAGTCCTAACCCTGACGCTGACGCGCCGGACATCATGGACGAGGGAACTGTGACGGCTCAGAAGTTCGATAACCTCATCCAACAGAGAACACAGGCCAATCGCCAGCAGGTGGTAAGCCAGATCCAGCAGGCAGCTGCAGCCTCGCCAACACCGCCATCCCAAATGCCAGCTGCCAACAACAAAGCCTTCAACGATGACGTCAACAACCTGCTCGATAGCATGGCGTCTACTCACTACAACCCATACCCGACCGATATCCACCAGACAGTAATAAAGCCGGGCGGAGATCGGGCGGCCGATCAAGCAGCGGTAGTCAAAGCAGCAACGGACGCCGCAAAAGCCGTCGCTCAACCTATGAAACCACAGGTATCACCTGCTATAATGCAGTTAGCGAATAACAATGACTTAACGGTGAGCGCGATTGCACGACATGCACACTCGCTTCCTACAGATGAAGTGGTGATCACCCTCCGTTAA
- a CDS encoding pilin, with amino-acid sequence MVNAVKKFRTIIAVSMATFLSLFVVSLVPATATYAALNGNNPIQGGVCNGVISSGTSTCESNNNTGINSVVKSAINILSFIIGAVSVVMIIIGGFRYIVSGGDSGQIGNAKNTIIYAVVGLIIVIFAQIIVHFVIGNVSAAASANS; translated from the coding sequence ATGGTAAATGCTGTTAAAAAGTTCAGAACGATTATTGCCGTCAGCATGGCAACGTTCCTTTCTCTCTTTGTGGTCTCGCTGGTACCCGCCACTGCCACATACGCAGCACTCAACGGTAACAACCCCATCCAAGGTGGCGTCTGTAACGGTGTCATCTCCTCGGGGACAAGTACTTGTGAGAGCAACAACAACACAGGCATTAACTCAGTCGTAAAGAGCGCGATTAACATCCTCTCATTCATCATCGGCGCCGTCTCTGTCGTCATGATCATCATCGGAGGATTCAGATACATCGTCTCAGGTGGTGATTCGGGGCAGATTGGGAATGCCAAGAACACGATTATCTACGCCGTAGTCGGATTGATTATCGTCATCTTTGCCCAGATTATCGTCCACTTCGTCATTGGGAACGTCTCGGCTGCCGCTTCAGCCAACAGCTAG